In Paenibacillus durus, the DNA window AGGTAGATAAACATTACGGACATTTCCATGTACTCAAGAGCATCAATCTGCATGTTGAGGAGGGGGAAGTGGTCGTTGTGGTCGGTCCGTCCGGCTCGGGCAAGAGTACGATGCTACGCTGCATCAATCGTCTGGAGACGATCACGAGCGGGCAGCTTGCCGTAAACGGCGTCGCCATTAATGACAAGAAGACGGATATCAACAAAGTCCGGCGGGATATCGGCATGGTGTTTCAGCATTTCAACCTGTATCCGCATAAAAAAGTGATCGATAACATCACGCTGGCGCCTGTCAAGGTGCTGGGAGTATCGAAGGCGGAGGCCGAACAGACGGCGATGTATTATCTGGAGAAGGTCGGCATCGCCGGCAAGGCGCAGGCCTATCCGAGTCAGCTCTCCGGCGGGCAGCAGCAGCGTGTGGCGATCGCCAGAGGACTTGCGATGAAGCCCAAAATCATGCTGTTCGACGAACCGACGTCGGCGCTGGACCCGGAAATGGTCGGCGAGGTGCTTGACGTTATGCGGACACTGGCCAAAGAAGGAATGACGATGGTCGTCGTTACCCACGAGATGGGCTTTGCCCGCGAGGTGGCGGATCGCGTAATCTTCATGGACCAGGGGCAGATCGTGGAGGAAGCCGCTCCGGAGCAATTCTTCGCAAATCCGCGCGAGGAGCGCACACGAACTTTTCTCAGCAGGGTATTAAGCCACTAAAAAATATATAAGAATTGGGGAGAAGCAAATATGAAAAAGAATTGGAAGCTGTTAAGCGTATTGATGATCGCCATGCTGCTCATTCTGGCAGGATGCGGCAGCAACAATGAGGGTGGAGGCAACGCCGCTAAGGGAGAGAGCGGATCGGACGGAATTGCGACGATCAAAGAGCGCGGCAAGCTGCTGGTCGGCGTAAAATTCGACACGAAGCTGTTCGGTCTGAAGGACCCTGCGAGCGGCCAGGTTGAAGGCTTTGACATCGATATTTCCAAAGCGATCGCGAAGCATATCCTTGGCGACGAAAATGCGATCGAGCTGAAGGAAGTAACCTCCAAGACGCGGATTCCGATGCTGAACAACGGCGAAATCGATATGGTCGTAGCGACGATGACGATTACGGAAGAGCGCAAGAAAGAAGTCGATTTCTCCGACGTCTACTTCCAAGCCGGACAATCGCTGCTCGTTAAGAAAGGAAGCCCGGTTAAAGGCATCGCGGACATTACGAAAGACTCCACAGTGCTCGGCTCCAAAGGCTCCACTTCGGTTAAAAATATCAAAGAAAAAGTTCCGGGCGTAACCGTGCTCGAATTCGACAACTACCAGGATGCTTTCACTGCACTGAAAACCGGCAAGGGCGACGCGCTGACAACGGACGACGCGATTCTGTACGGTATGGCAGCTCAGGACCCGAACTATGAAGTGGTAGGCGAACCGTTCACCGATGAGCCTTACGGCATTGCCGTACAAAAAGGTAACAGCGCAGTGGTAAAAGCGATCAACGATACGCTGGCCGAGCTGAAATCGAGCGGCGAGTACGACAAAATCTATGAAAAATGGATCGGCAAAGCGCCGGCCAAGTAAGTTTAAATAAGCGGCAGGTTCATTGCTTAATGTGCATGGGGATGCACAAAGAGGGGAATAAAGAAAAATCGGCTAAAAGTCGGCATCAGCGAAAGGATGGGACGGGCGATTTCCGCTGGCCATCCTTTCGTGCTTGTCAGAGGACGACCATGAAGAGAGCACAGGGGACAAAATAAATATAGAGAGTTAGAAGTGCATGATTATGCCAATCGCTATTAGAGAATAAAAGGCAGGTGATCAAGATGCAGTTTTCCATTTTGACGGACTATTTCGGCACTTATATGGAAGGATTCCGCGGTACGATTCTTTCCAGCTTGCTGGCGCTGGCAGGGAGCTTTCTGCTGGGTACCCTAATCGCGGTATTCCGTATTTCTACTGTAAGAGCGCTGAGATGGTTCGGGACGGGATACACCGAGTTTATCCGCAATATCCCGCTGCTGCTCGTCGTATATATTTTTTACTACGGCCCATCGGCATTCGGCTCGTCTCTGGATGGATTTACGGCCGGCACTATCGGCTTGACGGTATACACATCGGCCTTTATTGCCGAAGCCATCCGGGCGGGCATTGCGGCCGTTCCAAAAGGACAGACCGAAGCGGCGCGCTCATCGGGCCTGACCTATGTTCAGACGATGTTCCATGTCGTGCTGCCGCAGGCAATCAAGCTGGTTATTCCGCCGCTTGGCAACCAGTTCATCAATCTGATCAAGAACTCGTCGGTGCTGACGGTCGTGGCCGGTCTTGATCTGATGTATTTTGCGGATATCGTCAACACCGATACGTTCCGTACGTTCGATACTTATGTATTCGTAGCGCTGTTCTATCTGGTGCTGACTCTGCCGCTCAGCTACGGCATGCGGGTGTGGGAACGCCGGCTACAGCGCAAATACTGAAAAACCCCACAAAGTGATGATAACGCTCCGAAGCGAATTCCGAGTACTTTGCGGGGACCCCGGAAAAGAAGACGATCCCCACAAAGTG includes these proteins:
- a CDS encoding amino acid ABC transporter ATP-binding protein, with product MIDFQQVDKHYGHFHVLKSINLHVEEGEVVVVVGPSGSGKSTMLRCINRLETITSGQLAVNGVAINDKKTDINKVRRDIGMVFQHFNLYPHKKVIDNITLAPVKVLGVSKAEAEQTAMYYLEKVGIAGKAQAYPSQLSGGQQQRVAIARGLAMKPKIMLFDEPTSALDPEMVGEVLDVMRTLAKEGMTMVVVTHEMGFAREVADRVIFMDQGQIVEEAAPEQFFANPREERTRTFLSRVLSH
- a CDS encoding transporter substrate-binding domain-containing protein codes for the protein MKKNWKLLSVLMIAMLLILAGCGSNNEGGGNAAKGESGSDGIATIKERGKLLVGVKFDTKLFGLKDPASGQVEGFDIDISKAIAKHILGDENAIELKEVTSKTRIPMLNNGEIDMVVATMTITEERKKEVDFSDVYFQAGQSLLVKKGSPVKGIADITKDSTVLGSKGSTSVKNIKEKVPGVTVLEFDNYQDAFTALKTGKGDALTTDDAILYGMAAQDPNYEVVGEPFTDEPYGIAVQKGNSAVVKAINDTLAELKSSGEYDKIYEKWIGKAPAK
- a CDS encoding amino acid ABC transporter permease, which produces MQFSILTDYFGTYMEGFRGTILSSLLALAGSFLLGTLIAVFRISTVRALRWFGTGYTEFIRNIPLLLVVYIFYYGPSAFGSSLDGFTAGTIGLTVYTSAFIAEAIRAGIAAVPKGQTEAARSSGLTYVQTMFHVVLPQAIKLVIPPLGNQFINLIKNSSVLTVVAGLDLMYFADIVNTDTFRTFDTYVFVALFYLVLTLPLSYGMRVWERRLQRKY